In Phyllostomus discolor isolate MPI-MPIP mPhyDis1 chromosome 3, mPhyDis1.pri.v3, whole genome shotgun sequence, a single genomic region encodes these proteins:
- the LOC114496690 gene encoding LOW QUALITY PROTEIN: 60S ribosomal protein L9-like (The sequence of the model RefSeq protein was modified relative to this genomic sequence to represent the inferred CDS: inserted 1 base in 1 codon; substituted 1 base at 1 genomic stop codon), translating into STSAISTEKIKTTFCNQTAIPENVHITLEGRTAIVKGPRGTLRRDFNNNNVEPSLLGKKRKRLXVDKXWGIRKAMATFPTICSHIQNVIKGATLGFGYKMGSMYTHFPINVVIHKNGSHVEIRNFLGKKYICRIWMRSDIASVAQAQKVELILEGNEVESYSAALIQQATIVKNKNIKKSLDGVYVSEKGTVQQVDE; encoded by the exons tctacCTCTGCTATATCTACTGAGAAGATAAAGACTACTTTCTGCAATCAGACTGCAATCCCAGAAAATGTCCACATCACTCTGGAGGGCCGCACAGCTATTGTGAAGGGCCCCAGAGGCACCCTGCGGAGGGACTTCAATAACAACAATGTAGAACCCAGTCTccttggaaagaaaaggaagaggc CTGTTGACAAATGATGGGGCATTAGAAAGGCAATGGCCACCTTTCCCACTATCTGCAGTCACATACAAAATGTGATAAAGGGTGCTACCCTGGGCTTTGGTTACAAGATGGGGTCTATGTACACTCACTTCCCCATCAATGTCGTTATCCACAAGAATGGTTCTCATGTTGAAATCAGAaatttcttagggaaaaaatatatCTGCAGGATTTGGATGAGGTCAGACATTGCTTCAGTAGCTCAAGCCCAAAAAGTTGAGTTGATTCTTGAAGGAAATGAAGTTGAATCATATTCAGCTGCTTTGATACAGCAAGCCACAATAGTTAAAAACAAGAATATCAAAAAATCTTTGGATGGTGTCTATGTTTCTGAAAAAGGAACAGTTCAGCAGGTTGATGAATAA